A part of Vulpes vulpes isolate BD-2025 chromosome 15, VulVul3, whole genome shotgun sequence genomic DNA contains:
- the TECTB gene encoding beta-tectorin isoform X2, with amino-acid sequence MVMRAFVLLAVFAEASARSCTPNKADVILVFCYPKTIITKIPECPYGWEVHQLALGGLCYNGVHEGGYYQFVIPDLSPKNKSYCGTQSEYKPPIYHFYSHIVSNDSTVIVKNQPVNYSFSCTYHSTYLVNQAAFDQRVATVHVKNGSMGTFESQLSLNFYTNAKFSTKKEAPFVLETSEIGSDLFAGVEAKGLSIRFKVVLNSCWATPSADFMYPLQWQLINKGCPTDETVLVHENGKDHRATFQFNAFRFQNIPKLSKVWLHCETFICDSEKLSCPVTCDKRKRLLRDQTGGVLVVELSLRSRGFSSLYSFSDVLYHLIVMLGICVVL; translated from the exons ATGGTGATGAGGGCCTTTGTCCTGTTGGCTGTCTTCGCGGAAGCCTCTGCGAGATCTTGCACTCCGAATAAAGCAG ATGTCATTCTTGTGTTTTGTTATCCCAAAACCATCATCACCAAAATCCCCGAGTGTCCCTATGGCTGGGAAGTGCATCAGCTGGCACTTGGTGGGCTGTGTTACAATGGTGTCCACGAAGGAGGTTACTATCAGTTTGTGATACCAGATTTGTCACCTAAAAACAAGTCCTATTGTGGAACCCAGTCTGAG TACAAGCCTCCTATCTACCACTTCTACAGCCACATCGTTTCCAATGACAGCACAGTGATAGTAAAGAACCAGCCTGTGAACTACTCCTTCTCCTGCACCTACCACTCCACCTACTTGGTAAACCAGGCTGCCTTTGACCAAAG AGTGGCCACTGTTCATGTGAAGAACGGGAGCATGGGCACATTCGAAAGCCAATTGTCTCTCAACTTCTACACT AATGCCAAGTTCTCCACTAAGAAGGAAGCCCCCTTTGTCCTGGAGACATCTGAAATTGGTTCAGATCTGTTTGCAGGAGTAGAAGCCAAAGGATTGAGCATTAG gTTTAAAGTGGTTTTGAACAGCTGTTGGGCCACACCATCAGCTGATTTCATGTATCCCTTGCAGTGGCAACTCATCAATAAGGG CTGCCCCACAGATGAAACAGTCCTCGTACATGAGAATGGGAAAGACCACAGGGCCACCTTCCAATTCAATGCTTTCCGGTTCCAGAACATCCCCAAACTCTCTAAGGTTTGGTTACACTGTGAGACATTCATCTGTGACAGCGAGAAGCTCTCCTGCCCAGTG ACCTGTGACAAACGGAAGCGCCTGCTGCGGGACCAGACAGGGGGCGTCCTGGTGGTGGAGCTCTCCCTCCGTA GCAGGGGATTCTCCAGTCTCTATAGCTTCTCAG ATGTCCTCTATCACCTCATCGTGATGCTGGGGATTTGTGTCGTGTTGTAG
- the TECTB gene encoding beta-tectorin isoform X1, translated as MVMRAFVLLAVFAEASARSCTPNKADVILVFCYPKTIITKIPECPYGWEVHQLALGGLCYNGVHEGGYYQFVIPDLSPKNKSYCGTQSEYKPPIYHFYSHIVSNDSTVIVKNQPVNYSFSCTYHSTYLVNQAAFDQSPYAKFSPLSRVATVHVKNGSMGTFESQLSLNFYTNAKFSTKKEAPFVLETSEIGSDLFAGVEAKGLSIRFKVVLNSCWATPSADFMYPLQWQLINKGCPTDETVLVHENGKDHRATFQFNAFRFQNIPKLSKVWLHCETFICDSEKLSCPVTCDKRKRLLRDQTGGVLVVELSLRSRGFSSLYSFSDVLYHLIVMLGICVVL; from the exons ATGGTGATGAGGGCCTTTGTCCTGTTGGCTGTCTTCGCGGAAGCCTCTGCGAGATCTTGCACTCCGAATAAAGCAG ATGTCATTCTTGTGTTTTGTTATCCCAAAACCATCATCACCAAAATCCCCGAGTGTCCCTATGGCTGGGAAGTGCATCAGCTGGCACTTGGTGGGCTGTGTTACAATGGTGTCCACGAAGGAGGTTACTATCAGTTTGTGATACCAGATTTGTCACCTAAAAACAAGTCCTATTGTGGAACCCAGTCTGAG TACAAGCCTCCTATCTACCACTTCTACAGCCACATCGTTTCCAATGACAGCACAGTGATAGTAAAGAACCAGCCTGTGAACTACTCCTTCTCCTGCACCTACCACTCCACCTACTTGGTAAACCAGGCTGCCTTTGACCAAAG TCCTTATGCAAAATTCTCTCCCCTTTCCAGAGTGGCCACTGTTCATGTGAAGAACGGGAGCATGGGCACATTCGAAAGCCAATTGTCTCTCAACTTCTACACT AATGCCAAGTTCTCCACTAAGAAGGAAGCCCCCTTTGTCCTGGAGACATCTGAAATTGGTTCAGATCTGTTTGCAGGAGTAGAAGCCAAAGGATTGAGCATTAG gTTTAAAGTGGTTTTGAACAGCTGTTGGGCCACACCATCAGCTGATTTCATGTATCCCTTGCAGTGGCAACTCATCAATAAGGG CTGCCCCACAGATGAAACAGTCCTCGTACATGAGAATGGGAAAGACCACAGGGCCACCTTCCAATTCAATGCTTTCCGGTTCCAGAACATCCCCAAACTCTCTAAGGTTTGGTTACACTGTGAGACATTCATCTGTGACAGCGAGAAGCTCTCCTGCCCAGTG ACCTGTGACAAACGGAAGCGCCTGCTGCGGGACCAGACAGGGGGCGTCCTGGTGGTGGAGCTCTCCCTCCGTA GCAGGGGATTCTCCAGTCTCTATAGCTTCTCAG ATGTCCTCTATCACCTCATCGTGATGCTGGGGATTTGTGTCGTGTTGTAG